In Myxococcus xanthus, one DNA window encodes the following:
- a CDS encoding OmpA family protein has product MRHPLSRMDFTLRTQARSWALAALISSIAPNALAQSTTGAVVPIDLERLRFTPAATDSMLVDTGHVLPQGAYRLMLMAGYERGILLLKGSDGQERSILDYRVSGWLAGAWSPTDRLELSARLPVIIHQGGNGADTLVGVSAPDAFGLGTPELGARYALLRREDGAPVFLSLGLDVGTPGGTADAFGRQQGWAGLQVAPRVAVSRELGPVVLGASAGVRIRSTENEPGRDYGTELEQGIVVSTRGKGLRGEIALQAAESLVEPDFALELLGGVRLPVGGGFEAFAIAGHGFTDIPGTPSIRAAAGIAWAHQPPAREDVCRSGRSHTPEQCPALDDDGDTVPNGQDRCPLEAGPPENDGCPDTDADGDGVVDREDACPNEAGVAAHRGCPEPKQEPTPPPPAPEPAPQAPAPELAPQAPTTEAPTRLPTEHHVQFPVGQSTLSDSERRNLDAIADYLKANPGVSLRIEGHTDNTGPEELNRTLSQDRADAVRQYLIQQGIESSRLTAKGYGPAQPIASNDTPEGRSANRRVEFVTSTTGE; this is encoded by the coding sequence ATGCGTCACCCTCTTTCGCGAATGGACTTCACCTTGCGTACACAGGCTCGGAGCTGGGCGCTGGCCGCGCTCATCTCCTCAATCGCGCCCAATGCCCTGGCACAAAGCACCACGGGCGCGGTCGTCCCCATCGACCTGGAGCGGCTTCGCTTCACCCCCGCCGCAACGGACTCGATGCTCGTGGACACAGGCCACGTGCTCCCCCAGGGCGCCTACCGGCTGATGCTCATGGCCGGGTATGAGCGCGGCATCCTCCTGCTCAAGGGCAGTGATGGCCAGGAGCGCTCCATCCTCGACTACCGCGTCTCCGGCTGGCTCGCGGGCGCCTGGTCTCCCACCGACCGGCTGGAGCTGTCCGCGCGGCTGCCCGTCATCATCCACCAGGGCGGCAATGGCGCGGACACGCTGGTCGGCGTCTCCGCGCCGGACGCCTTCGGCCTCGGGACCCCGGAGCTGGGCGCCCGCTACGCGCTGCTGCGGCGCGAGGACGGCGCCCCCGTCTTCCTCAGCCTGGGCCTGGACGTGGGCACGCCCGGCGGCACCGCGGATGCCTTTGGCCGGCAACAGGGCTGGGCGGGCCTCCAGGTCGCGCCCCGGGTCGCGGTGAGCCGGGAGCTGGGCCCCGTCGTGCTCGGCGCCAGCGCGGGCGTGCGCATCCGCTCCACGGAGAACGAGCCCGGGCGCGACTACGGCACCGAGCTGGAGCAAGGCATCGTCGTGTCCACGCGCGGCAAGGGCCTGCGCGGCGAAATCGCGCTGCAAGCCGCGGAGTCGCTGGTGGAGCCGGACTTCGCGCTGGAGCTGCTGGGCGGCGTGCGGCTGCCCGTGGGCGGCGGCTTCGAGGCCTTCGCCATCGCCGGACATGGCTTCACGGACATCCCGGGCACGCCGTCCATCCGCGCGGCCGCGGGCATCGCCTGGGCCCATCAGCCGCCCGCACGGGAGGACGTGTGCCGGAGCGGCCGGAGCCACACGCCGGAACAGTGCCCCGCGCTGGATGACGACGGCGACACGGTTCCCAACGGGCAAGACCGCTGCCCGCTCGAAGCCGGCCCGCCAGAGAACGACGGCTGCCCGGACACCGACGCGGATGGCGACGGCGTCGTGGACCGCGAGGACGCATGCCCGAACGAGGCCGGTGTCGCCGCCCACCGTGGCTGCCCCGAACCCAAGCAGGAGCCCACGCCGCCGCCGCCCGCTCCCGAGCCCGCGCCCCAGGCGCCCGCTCCCGAGCTCGCGCCCCAGGCGCCCACCACCGAAGCGCCGACGCGGCTGCCGACCGAGCACCACGTTCAGTTCCCGGTGGGTCAGTCGACGCTCTCCGACTCGGAGCGTCGGAACCTGGACGCCATCGCGGACTACCTGAAGGCCAACCCGGGCGTGTCGCTGCGCATCGAAGGACACACGGACAACACCGGCCCCGAGGAGCTCAATCGCACACTGAGCCAGGACCGCGCAGACGCAGTGCGGCAATATCTCATCCAGCAAGGAATTGAGAGTTCGCGGCTGACTGCGAAGGGCTACGGCCCCGCCCAACCCATTGCGTCCAATGATACGCCCGAGGGACGGAGCGCCAACCGCCGCGTGGAGTTCGTCACCAGTACTACTGGTGAATGA